One genomic window of Xanthobacter dioxanivorans includes the following:
- a CDS encoding NTP transferase domain-containing protein gives MKFGPLPLSDAEGAIAAHSVRLDGGVIKKGTRLGRSEIARLAAAGFSDVIAAHLEPGDVPEDVAARTLAEAVAGAHVRVNAPFTGRANLYADVAGVLRVSDAALDAFNGVDEAITLATLRDLSAVAVGDMVGTVKIIPYGVSSILVEAAAREAGGLLAVAPFRLRKVGVISTLLPGLAAKVVEKTLAVTRARLAPTGAVIRSERRTPHEAAPLAQAIRSAVADGAELVIVFGASAIADRNDVIPSALVAAGGEVVRLGMPVDPGNLLMLGRLGTVPVLGAPGCARSPKENGFDFILARLLAGLEVTSRDIARMGPGGLLTDIAARPHPRAEGEASEAAGFAAVILAAGRSSRMGGGVNKLVAEVGGVPVIRRVAQAALASRARPVIVVTGHEGERIGAALSGLDVRLVHNADYATGMASSLRMGIAAVPETAAGALVVLGDMPLVGPDLLDRLMAAHAPDEGRFIAVPVEGGQRGHPVLWSRRYFADLGALEGDVGARHVLAANAEVVAEVAVEGAGAFLDVDTPHLLAEARAVAGKAVRTEPA, from the coding sequence TTGAAATTCGGCCCGCTCCCGCTCTCAGACGCGGAAGGCGCCATCGCCGCCCATTCGGTGCGGCTCGACGGCGGCGTGATCAAGAAGGGCACGCGCCTTGGACGATCGGAGATCGCGCGCCTCGCCGCCGCCGGCTTCAGCGATGTGATCGCGGCGCACCTCGAGCCGGGGGACGTGCCGGAGGATGTGGCCGCGCGAACCTTGGCCGAGGCCGTGGCCGGCGCGCACGTGCGGGTCAATGCGCCGTTCACCGGCCGCGCGAACCTCTATGCCGACGTGGCCGGCGTGCTTCGCGTTTCGGATGCCGCGCTGGATGCGTTCAACGGCGTGGACGAGGCCATCACCCTCGCCACCCTGCGCGACCTCTCCGCCGTCGCGGTGGGGGACATGGTGGGAACGGTGAAGATCATCCCCTACGGGGTGTCCTCCATCCTGGTGGAGGCGGCGGCGCGGGAGGCCGGCGGCCTCCTTGCCGTCGCGCCGTTCCGGCTGCGCAAGGTGGGCGTGATCTCCACCTTGCTGCCTGGCCTCGCCGCCAAGGTGGTGGAGAAGACCCTTGCGGTCACCCGCGCCCGTCTCGCGCCCACCGGCGCGGTGATCCGGAGCGAGCGCCGCACGCCGCACGAGGCGGCGCCGCTGGCGCAGGCGATCCGCTCCGCCGTGGCGGACGGGGCGGAGTTGGTCATTGTCTTCGGCGCCTCGGCCATCGCCGACCGCAACGACGTGATCCCCTCGGCCCTGGTCGCTGCCGGGGGCGAGGTGGTCCGCCTCGGCATGCCGGTGGACCCGGGCAACCTCCTGATGCTGGGCCGGCTCGGCACGGTCCCCGTGCTTGGGGCGCCGGGCTGCGCGCGCAGCCCGAAGGAGAACGGCTTCGACTTCATCCTCGCGCGCCTCCTCGCGGGCCTCGAGGTGACATCGCGCGACATCGCCCGGATGGGACCCGGCGGGCTCCTCACCGACATCGCCGCCCGCCCGCATCCGCGGGCCGAGGGGGAGGCGAGCGAAGCCGCGGGCTTCGCCGCCGTCATCCTCGCGGCGGGGCGGAGCTCGCGCATGGGAGGCGGGGTGAACAAGCTCGTTGCCGAGGTGGGGGGCGTGCCGGTCATCCGCCGGGTGGCACAGGCGGCGCTCGCCTCGCGGGCGCGGCCCGTCATCGTCGTCACCGGCCATGAGGGCGAGCGCATCGGTGCCGCCCTCTCCGGGCTCGACGTGCGGCTGGTGCACAATGCCGATTATGCCACCGGAATGGCCTCCTCCCTGCGGATGGGCATTGCGGCCGTGCCCGAGACGGCGGCGGGCGCGCTCGTGGTGCTGGGCGACATGCCCCTGGTCGGTCCGGACCTGCTCGACCGGCTGATGGCGGCCCATGCGCCGGACGAGGGGCGCTTCATCGCCGTTCCGGTGGAGGGGGGCCAGCGCGGCCATCCGGTGCTGTGGTCGCGGCGCTATTTCGCCGACCTCGGCGCGCTGGAGGGTGACGTGGGGGCCCGGCACGTCCTTGCCGCCAATGCCGAGGTGGTGGCCGAGGTGGCAGTGGAAGGCGCGGGCGCCTTCCTCGACGTGGATACCCCCCATCTCCTCGCCGAGGCGCGGGCGGTGGCGGGGAAGGCGGTCAGAACGGAGCCGGCGTGA
- a CDS encoding DUF488 domain-containing protein, with product MSATSLFTIGYEQSTPSAFQSALSDAKVDLVVDVRAVAASRRPGFSKTALAAGIAEHGIAYVHLRALGTPKEGRLAARSGDHDSLMRIYDAHLATAPAQAALEELADLAKGRRLCLLCYERHVEGCHRLRLAEWMCERLDIGVTHLTPAPF from the coding sequence ATGAGCGCGACTTCCCTCTTCACCATCGGCTATGAGCAGAGCACGCCCTCGGCCTTCCAGTCGGCGCTGAGCGACGCGAAGGTGGACCTTGTTGTGGACGTGCGGGCGGTAGCGGCATCGCGCCGGCCCGGCTTCTCCAAGACCGCGCTTGCGGCGGGCATCGCCGAACACGGCATCGCCTATGTGCACCTGAGGGCGCTCGGCACGCCGAAGGAGGGCCGGCTCGCCGCCCGCAGCGGTGACCACGACAGCCTCATGCGCATCTATGACGCGCACCTCGCCACCGCCCCCGCGCAGGCGGCGCTGGAGGAACTGGCCGATCTGGCAAAGGGCCGGCGCCTTTGCCTGCTCTGCTACGAGCGGCATGTGGAGGGCTGCCACCGCCTGCGCCTCGCCGAATGGATGTGCGAGCGCCTTGACATCGGCGTCACCCACCTCACGCCGGCTCCGTTCTGA
- a CDS encoding TRAP transporter substrate-binding protein gives MSQDKSTNDKSTNDRARPTRRALLAVAAAAGATAVAAPAVHAQAPVKLKFQSTWPNKDIFHEFAGDFVKTVNAMSGGRVEVELLAAGAVVPAFQVADAVSAGIIDGGHGVSAYWYGKNKAFSLFGTAPAFGWDADELMGWIRYGGGQQLYDELVQTILKLNVVGLLTGPMPGQPLGWFKSEITSPDQLKGLKYRTVGLAADLNKELGVAVTILPGGEIVPAMDRGLIDGAEFNNPSSDTVLGFPDVSKVYMVKSYHQALECFEVLFNKTKFDGLPKDVQAIIRGASDAASSDMMWKAQDRYSKDLEALKARGVKVVQTPPAVLQAQLNAWDKVIATLSADPFFKKVIDSQMAWAKRVVGFRLEYEPDSAMAYNHFFKRA, from the coding sequence GTGAGCCAAGACAAGAGCACGAATGACAAGAGCACGAATGACAGGGCACGTCCCACCCGACGCGCCCTTCTCGCCGTCGCGGCCGCCGCCGGCGCCACGGCTGTCGCCGCTCCTGCGGTCCATGCCCAGGCGCCGGTCAAGCTGAAGTTCCAGTCCACCTGGCCTAACAAGGACATCTTCCACGAATTCGCCGGCGACTTCGTGAAGACGGTGAACGCCATGTCCGGTGGACGGGTGGAGGTGGAACTGCTCGCGGCCGGCGCGGTCGTCCCCGCTTTCCAGGTGGCGGACGCGGTCTCCGCCGGCATCATCGACGGCGGCCACGGCGTGTCCGCCTACTGGTACGGCAAGAACAAGGCCTTCTCGCTGTTCGGCACCGCCCCCGCCTTCGGCTGGGATGCGGACGAACTGATGGGCTGGATCCGCTACGGCGGCGGTCAGCAGCTCTACGACGAGCTGGTACAGACCATCCTGAAGCTCAACGTGGTGGGCCTGCTCACCGGCCCCATGCCGGGACAGCCGCTCGGCTGGTTCAAGAGCGAGATCACCAGCCCCGACCAGCTCAAGGGCCTGAAGTATCGCACCGTCGGCCTTGCCGCCGACCTGAACAAAGAACTGGGCGTCGCCGTCACCATCCTGCCCGGCGGCGAGATCGTGCCGGCCATGGACCGCGGCCTCATCGACGGGGCGGAGTTCAACAACCCCTCCTCCGACACGGTGCTGGGCTTCCCGGACGTGTCCAAGGTCTACATGGTGAAGAGCTATCACCAGGCCCTCGAATGCTTCGAGGTGCTGTTCAACAAGACCAAGTTCGACGGGCTGCCGAAGGACGTGCAGGCGATCATCCGCGGGGCCTCCGACGCCGCCTCCTCGGACATGATGTGGAAGGCGCAGGATCGCTATTCCAAGGACCTGGAGGCGCTCAAGGCGCGCGGCGTGAAGGTGGTGCAGACCCCGCCGGCCGTGCTCCAGGCGCAGCTCAACGCCTGGGACAAGGTGATCGCCACCCTCTCCGCCGATCCCTTCTTCAAGAAGGTCATCGACAGCCAGATGGCGTGGGCGAAGCGCGTGGTGGGCTTCCGCCTCGAATACGAGCCGGACAGCGCCATGGCCTACAACCACTTCTTCAAGCGGGCGTAG
- a CDS encoding zinc-binding metallopeptidase family protein, whose product MRLFRCAACDQLLYFENRRCEKCGHDLGYIAEMNELAALEPDGDAWQALGQTGGRYRFCANAAHDACNWLVPEEEEGEFCLACRHNRIVPDLAVPENLRKWRKVEMAKHRLVYSLVRLNLPLESNEDREGGLCFDFLADAPDGSTPRVMTGHDEGLITIALAEADDAEREQRKSDLGELYRTLLGHFRHEVGHYYWNRLVRDAGRLEAFRAVFGDETADYGEALKTYYSNGPLPDWQSNFVSAYATAHPWEDFAETFKHYVHIVDTLEMAAAFGIQVHPGLDSTGELGAEVDFNPYQACPVQQMVDSWLPMSFALNNLNRCLGMSDAYPFILGPGVIQKLGFIHRMIHRQVEADPVAASTGEEIPPGRGKNEADAPEGKPEAA is encoded by the coding sequence ATGCGTCTGTTTCGCTGCGCGGCCTGCGATCAACTGCTCTATTTCGAGAACCGTCGCTGCGAGAAGTGCGGTCACGATCTCGGCTACATCGCCGAGATGAACGAGCTCGCGGCGCTGGAGCCGGACGGGGACGCGTGGCAGGCGCTCGGTCAGACGGGCGGGCGCTACCGCTTCTGCGCCAATGCGGCGCACGATGCCTGCAACTGGCTGGTGCCGGAGGAGGAAGAGGGCGAATTCTGCCTCGCCTGCCGTCACAACCGCATCGTGCCCGACCTCGCTGTTCCGGAGAACCTGCGCAAATGGCGCAAGGTGGAGATGGCAAAGCATCGGCTTGTCTATTCGCTCGTGCGCCTCAACCTGCCGCTGGAAAGCAACGAGGACCGCGAGGGCGGCCTGTGCTTCGACTTCCTCGCCGACGCGCCCGACGGCTCCACGCCGAGGGTGATGACCGGCCATGACGAGGGCCTCATCACCATCGCCCTGGCCGAGGCCGACGATGCCGAGCGCGAGCAGCGCAAGAGCGATCTCGGTGAGCTTTACCGCACCCTGCTCGGACATTTCCGCCACGAGGTGGGCCATTATTACTGGAACCGCCTGGTGCGTGACGCCGGGCGGCTGGAAGCCTTCCGCGCCGTGTTCGGCGACGAGACGGCCGATTATGGCGAGGCCCTGAAGACCTATTACAGCAACGGTCCGCTGCCCGACTGGCAGTCCAATTTCGTCTCCGCCTATGCCACCGCGCATCCGTGGGAGGATTTCGCGGAGACTTTCAAGCACTATGTCCACATCGTGGACACGCTGGAGATGGCCGCGGCGTTCGGCATCCAGGTTCATCCGGGGCTCGACAGCACCGGCGAGCTGGGCGCCGAGGTGGACTTCAACCCCTACCAGGCCTGCCCCGTCCAGCAGATGGTGGATTCGTGGCTGCCCATGTCGTTCGCGTTGAACAACCTCAACCGCTGCCTCGGCATGTCGGACGCCTATCCGTTCATCCTCGGTCCGGGCGTGATCCAGAAGCTTGGCTTCATCCACCGCATGATCCATCGCCAGGTGGAGGCGGATCCGGTTGCCGCATCGACTGGCGAGGAGATTCCCCCGGGCCGCGGCAAGAACGAGGCCGACGCTCCGGAGGGCAAGCCCGAGGCCGCCTGA
- a CDS encoding MDR family MFS transporter, with protein MTHPPAVLSHPSGPDAAAPLGHDEVLRIIAGLMLAMLLGALDQTIVATALPTIGAAFGDFTNLSWVVTAYLIAATIATPLYGKLSDIHGRRVMLLISVAVFSLASVACALAPSLLILVLARGLQGLGGGGLISLAQTIIADVVSPRDRVRYQGYIAGVFAASSIAGPVLGGLFAQHLHWSLIFWINLPLGLAAFIVTRRALKRLPRHERRHDMDIAGAALMAVASILLLLALGWGGLRYPWTSPEILGLLAGTALFTGLFIWRMRRAAEPFLPLDLLTDQVVGRGIATSFMTVGSMVGLSIFVPLYFETVRGLSASQSGLALIPLMGGVVCGATLSARTMPRLTHYKRPALAGSLVATLTLAGLAGAAAALPLAVLGMLLTLVGIGIGMMLPVCTISIQNAVPPHRMGTATGVMTFFRQLGGALVVAVLGAVLLAVLGRGSGLDAETLAHGAGTPALAAAFGLVFAAVAVVQLAATALLWTLPERPLRGSVLVTGEAGSIG; from the coding sequence ATGACCCATCCCCCGGCCGTCCTGTCACACCCCTCCGGCCCTGATGCCGCGGCGCCGCTCGGCCATGACGAGGTGCTGCGCATCATCGCCGGCCTGATGCTCGCCATGTTGCTGGGGGCGCTGGACCAGACCATCGTCGCCACCGCGTTGCCCACCATTGGCGCCGCATTCGGCGACTTCACGAATCTCTCCTGGGTGGTGACCGCCTATCTCATCGCCGCGACGATCGCGACGCCGCTCTACGGCAAGCTCAGTGACATTCACGGCCGGCGGGTGATGCTGCTGATCTCGGTCGCGGTGTTCTCGCTGGCCTCCGTCGCCTGCGCGCTGGCACCGAGCCTTCTCATCCTGGTGCTGGCGCGCGGACTCCAGGGGCTGGGCGGCGGGGGGCTCATCTCGCTGGCGCAGACCATCATCGCGGACGTGGTGTCGCCGCGTGATCGGGTGCGCTATCAGGGCTACATTGCAGGCGTCTTCGCCGCCTCCAGCATTGCCGGGCCGGTGCTCGGCGGGCTGTTCGCCCAGCACCTCCACTGGTCGCTCATCTTCTGGATCAACCTGCCGCTGGGGCTCGCCGCCTTCATCGTGACGCGCCGTGCCCTCAAGCGGCTGCCGCGGCACGAACGCCGGCACGACATGGACATCGCCGGCGCCGCCTTGATGGCGGTGGCGAGCATCCTGCTGCTGCTCGCGCTCGGGTGGGGGGGCTTGCGCTACCCATGGACGTCACCGGAGATCCTCGGCCTGCTCGCCGGCACGGCGCTGTTCACCGGCCTGTTCATCTGGCGGATGAGGCGCGCGGCGGAGCCGTTCCTTCCCCTCGACCTCCTCACCGACCAGGTGGTGGGGCGCGGCATCGCCACGTCGTTCATGACGGTTGGATCGATGGTGGGCCTGTCCATCTTCGTGCCGCTCTATTTCGAAACGGTGCGCGGGCTCTCGGCGAGCCAGTCGGGGCTCGCCCTCATTCCTCTGATGGGGGGCGTGGTCTGCGGCGCCACCCTGTCGGCCCGCACCATGCCGCGGCTCACGCACTACAAGCGTCCGGCCCTGGCCGGAAGCCTGGTCGCCACGCTGACGCTGGCGGGGCTCGCCGGCGCGGCGGCCGCCCTGCCGCTGGCCGTGCTCGGAATGCTGCTGACCCTGGTGGGCATCGGCATCGGCATGATGCTGCCGGTGTGCACCATCTCCATCCAGAATGCCGTGCCGCCGCACCGCATGGGGACGGCGACGGGGGTGATGACCTTCTTCCGCCAGCTCGGTGGGGCGCTCGTGGTGGCCGTGCTCGGCGCCGTGCTGCTGGCCGTGCTGGGCCGCGGGTCGGGACTCGATGCGGAAACACTGGCGCATGGCGCCGGGACACCGGCTCTCGCCGCCGCCTTCGGCCTGGTTTTCGCTGCCGTGGCGGTGGTTCAGCTCGCCGCCACGGCGCTGCTGTGGACATTGCCCGAGCGGCCCCTGCGCGGCTCCGTACTGGTCACGGGGGAGGCGGGGTCGATCGGGTAG
- the topA gene encoding type I DNA topoisomerase: MQVVIVESPAKAKTINKYLGPGYEVIASYGHVRDLPSKDGSVDPDADFRMLWEVDPKAQKRLNEIASAVKGASGLILATDPDREGEAISWHVLEVLKQKKALKDQKVERVVFNAITKQAVLDAMKAPRAIDVALVDAYLARRALDYLVGFTLSPVLWRKLPGARSAGRVQSVALRLVCDREREIETFVAREYWSIVAKLATPRAEEFEARLSGADGKKITRLSVGTAEEAKAFRAALEAADFRVRSVEAKPVRRHPQPPFTTSTLQQEASRKLGLAPARTMQIAQRLYEGVDVGGETVGLITYMRTDGVDMAPEAVAATRSAIGKQFGPKYLPGVPRKYTTKAKNAQEAHEAIRPTDPARHPREAARHLDSEQAKLYELIWIRTVASQMESAELERTTADIEAKAGGRVLDLTATGTVVKFDGFLTLYREGKDDDDDDEESRRLPAMSADDKLDRRDILTDQHFTEPPPRYSEASLVKRMEELGIGRPSTYAAVLAVLRDREYVKLDKKRLVPEDKGRLVTAFLESFFKRYVEYDFTADLEEKLDEVSAAELDWKEVLRAFWQDFHAAIEATKDLRVSQVLDALDEMLTAHIFPPTEDGTDPRLCPTCGTGRLSLKMGKFGAFIGCSNYPECRHTRPLTGGESAPEGDGKRVLGIDPETGEEVTIRSGRFGTYLQLGEGKDGEKPKRSSLPKGLAPADVELDIALKLLALPREVGKHPEDGEPILAGIGRYGPYVQHGRTYANIEDGDDILAVGLNRAVTLIAEKQSKGRGGRGAATPGRTLGDHPTHGGPITVRPGRFGPYVNHGKVNATLPKSVDPEALTLEAAVALIDAKAAASPAKPARGGRKAPGAADAGDGAKAAKKATAKKATAKKPAAKTSAKSAGKGNKAAE; this comes from the coding sequence ATGCAGGTCGTCATCGTCGAATCGCCGGCTAAGGCGAAGACGATCAACAAATATCTCGGCCCCGGCTATGAGGTCATCGCCTCCTACGGCCATGTGCGCGACCTGCCGTCGAAGGACGGCTCGGTCGATCCGGACGCCGATTTCCGCATGCTCTGGGAGGTGGATCCCAAGGCACAGAAGCGGCTCAACGAGATCGCGAGCGCGGTGAAGGGGGCGAGCGGGCTCATCCTCGCCACCGACCCGGATCGCGAGGGCGAGGCCATCTCCTGGCACGTGCTGGAGGTGCTGAAGCAGAAGAAAGCGCTGAAGGACCAGAAGGTCGAGCGCGTCGTCTTCAACGCCATCACCAAGCAGGCCGTGCTGGACGCCATGAAGGCGCCCCGCGCCATCGACGTGGCGCTGGTGGACGCCTATCTCGCCCGCCGCGCGCTGGATTATCTCGTCGGCTTCACGCTCTCCCCGGTGCTGTGGCGCAAGCTGCCCGGCGCCCGCTCGGCCGGCCGCGTGCAGTCTGTCGCACTGCGCCTGGTTTGCGACCGTGAGCGTGAGATCGAGACCTTCGTCGCCCGCGAATACTGGTCCATCGTCGCCAAGCTCGCGACGCCCCGCGCCGAGGAATTCGAGGCGCGGCTTTCGGGCGCCGACGGCAAGAAGATCACCCGCCTCTCCGTGGGCACCGCCGAGGAAGCCAAGGCCTTCCGCGCGGCGCTGGAGGCGGCGGATTTCCGCGTGCGCTCGGTGGAAGCCAAGCCGGTCCGCCGGCATCCGCAGCCGCCCTTCACCACCTCCACCCTGCAGCAGGAAGCCAGCCGCAAGCTCGGCCTCGCGCCGGCCCGCACCATGCAGATCGCCCAGCGCCTCTACGAGGGCGTGGACGTGGGCGGCGAGACGGTGGGCCTCATCACCTACATGCGAACTGATGGCGTGGACATGGCCCCCGAGGCGGTGGCCGCCACCCGCAGCGCCATCGGCAAGCAGTTCGGCCCGAAATACCTGCCCGGCGTGCCGCGCAAGTACACCACCAAGGCCAAGAACGCGCAGGAGGCCCACGAGGCCATCCGCCCCACCGACCCCGCCCGGCATCCCCGCGAGGCGGCGCGCCATCTCGATAGCGAGCAGGCCAAGCTCTACGAGCTGATCTGGATCCGCACCGTGGCGAGCCAGATGGAATCGGCGGAGCTGGAGCGCACCACCGCCGATATCGAGGCGAAAGCAGGCGGCCGCGTCCTCGACCTCACCGCCACCGGCACCGTGGTGAAGTTCGACGGCTTCCTCACCCTCTATCGCGAGGGCAAGGACGATGACGACGACGACGAGGAGAGCCGCCGCCTCCCGGCCATGAGCGCCGATGACAAGCTCGACCGGCGCGACATCCTCACCGACCAGCACTTCACCGAGCCGCCGCCGCGCTATTCGGAGGCCTCCCTGGTGAAGCGCATGGAGGAGCTCGGCATCGGCCGCCCCTCCACCTATGCCGCCGTGCTCGCCGTGCTGCGCGACCGCGAATATGTGAAGCTCGACAAGAAACGCCTCGTTCCGGAAGACAAGGGACGGCTGGTGACGGCCTTCCTCGAAAGCTTCTTCAAGCGCTACGTGGAATACGACTTCACCGCCGACCTCGAGGAGAAGCTCGACGAGGTGTCCGCGGCGGAGCTCGACTGGAAGGAGGTGCTGCGCGCCTTCTGGCAGGATTTCCACGCCGCCATCGAGGCCACCAAGGACCTGCGCGTGTCGCAGGTGCTGGACGCCCTCGACGAGATGCTCACCGCCCACATCTTCCCCCCGACCGAGGACGGGACCGACCCGCGCCTGTGCCCCACCTGCGGGACCGGGCGGCTGTCGCTGAAGATGGGCAAGTTCGGCGCCTTCATCGGCTGCTCCAACTATCCCGAATGCCGCCATACCCGCCCCCTCACCGGCGGGGAAAGCGCGCCGGAGGGCGACGGCAAGCGCGTGCTCGGGATCGACCCGGAGACCGGCGAGGAAGTCACCATCCGCTCGGGCCGCTTCGGCACCTACCTCCAGCTCGGCGAGGGCAAGGACGGGGAGAAGCCCAAGCGCTCCTCCTTGCCGAAGGGCCTTGCCCCGGCGGATGTGGAGCTGGACATCGCCCTCAAGCTGCTGGCCCTGCCGCGCGAGGTGGGCAAGCATCCGGAGGATGGCGAACCCATCCTCGCCGGCATCGGCCGCTACGGGCCGTATGTCCAGCACGGGCGCACCTACGCCAACATCGAGGACGGCGACGACATCCTTGCCGTCGGCCTCAACCGGGCGGTCACCCTCATCGCCGAGAAGCAGTCCAAGGGGCGCGGCGGGCGCGGCGCGGCCACCCCGGGCCGAACGCTCGGCGATCACCCCACCCACGGCGGGCCGATCACCGTGCGGCCGGGCCGGTTCGGTCCCTATGTGAACCACGGCAAGGTCAACGCGACCCTGCCCAAGTCGGTGGACCCCGAAGCCCTGACCCTGGAAGCGGCGGTCGCCCTCATCGACGCCAAGGCGGCGGCATCCCCGGCGAAGCCGGCCCGCGGCGGCCGGAAGGCGCCGGGGGCCGCAGATGCCGGCGACGGGGCGAAGGCAGCCAAGAAGGCGACCGCCAAGAAGGCAACCGCGAAGAAGCCGGCCGCCAAGACATCCGCGAAAAGTGCCGGAAAAGGCAACAAGGCAGCGGAGTAG